Proteins from a genomic interval of Sphingobacterium sp. SYP-B4668:
- a CDS encoding VOC family protein translates to MKQIFINLAVKDVERSMDFYINLGFTVNPQFCDDHAKCMVWSDAIFVMIMSHEKFATFTKKPIADTKNHIAGLFALSVESIDKVNEIVENGLHAGGTEPMPMTDYGFMQLRKIEDYDGHTWEVFFMDMTKLPNRI, encoded by the coding sequence ATGAAGCAAATATTTATCAATCTAGCAGTAAAAGACGTTGAAAGGTCGATGGACTTTTATATTAATTTGGGATTTACCGTCAATCCTCAATTTTGCGATGACCACGCCAAATGTATGGTTTGGAGTGATGCGATTTTTGTCATGATCATGAGTCACGAAAAGTTTGCAACTTTCACAAAAAAACCAATTGCGGATACAAAAAACCACATAGCGGGCTTATTTGCTTTATCGGTAGAGAGTATAGACAAAGTGAACGAGATCGTTGAAAATGGACTGCATGCAGGTGGTACTGAACCTATGCCAATGACTGATTATGGCTTTATGCAACTACGGAAAATAGAAGACTATGATGGTCATACTTGGGAAGTATTTTTTATGGACATGACTAAATTACCTAATCGAATCTGA
- a CDS encoding DMT family transporter — translation MKNSYLVLHIAVLLAGFTGVFGKLITLNEVPLVWYRALFSAIILFFGLRILKVKRLTSSKEAVKIAKVGLLLMVHWVFFYASIKYSNISIGVVCYCLTSFFTAIFEPLFNNKKYSIVQLSLSALTLLGISLIFHFDSSYQVGIMLGVISSAFGAFYTIYNERLVQTYDSKLINYYQMMGGTWVLGLLLPAFFYLFPHERMIPNWSELLNLLLLALFCTVGLYVLFAESLKRLSAFTVNLSFNLEPIYSIIIAFIFFHEGGEVNLSFYIGLVLVMLSVILQSLVFSKQNDLKV, via the coding sequence ATGAAAAATTCTTATTTGGTACTGCATATAGCGGTGCTATTAGCCGGTTTCACCGGTGTATTTGGTAAATTGATTACCTTGAATGAAGTACCCCTTGTCTGGTATAGAGCATTATTTTCAGCGATTATCTTATTTTTTGGATTAAGAATTCTTAAGGTAAAACGACTGACATCTAGCAAAGAAGCTGTCAAAATTGCCAAGGTGGGATTACTTCTTATGGTTCACTGGGTATTTTTCTACGCAAGCATTAAATATTCGAACATCTCGATTGGAGTGGTTTGCTATTGTCTAACGAGTTTCTTTACAGCAATATTTGAACCCCTCTTTAACAACAAAAAATATAGCATCGTCCAACTGTCTTTAAGTGCGTTGACCTTATTAGGTATCAGCCTAATATTCCATTTTGACTCGTCTTACCAAGTAGGTATTATGTTGGGGGTGATATCGTCAGCTTTTGGCGCATTCTATACCATTTACAATGAAAGATTGGTGCAGACCTATGACAGTAAGCTGATTAATTATTACCAAATGATGGGTGGGACGTGGGTATTGGGGCTGCTTTTGCCTGCTTTTTTCTATCTCTTCCCGCATGAACGTATGATACCCAATTGGTCAGAATTACTTAATCTACTCTTATTGGCTTTGTTCTGTACCGTTGGACTCTATGTGTTGTTTGCAGAATCTCTAAAAAGATTGTCTGCTTTCACGGTAAACCTAAGCTTCAATCTAGAGCCAATTTATTCCATCATCATCGCCTTTATATTCTTCCATGAGGGTGGGGAAGTGAATCTGTCGTTCTACATAGGTTTGGTACTGGTGATGCTCTCAGTCATCCTACAGTCGCTGGTATTTTCGAAGCAAAACGATTTAAAGGTCTAA
- a CDS encoding FecR family protein → MEINKELVDKYLKGLCTPEEHAFVQAYLDGQGEEVVDFLPEEEWETWSVDVPTGYSQSRQDEVFNEIVQQLNEDEVRPVFHFSFLYRVVAAAILLFICAIGEQLTHKLQSPVLFGIQEQTPTLYRINASNQPMNILMSDSSTVLLYPDAEVRYAESFKWKSKREVWLIGKAEFTVHKDKTKPFMVYSDPLVTTALGTQFEVDAPRQGKQVAVRLIEGSIRVEDHHEQANGHRISQLLSPGEELHIQRSTLALMANSKKIAPPKERKTVAAKSKPADLVFKNTKLSLVFKEIDHIYGTNTRWTIPHIDELYFSGRYEREATDYQLILQDIAFLYHLTLEVDKNGKGAQLKQGSN, encoded by the coding sequence ATGGAAATCAATAAAGAATTAGTCGATAAATATTTAAAGGGCCTATGTACACCCGAAGAACACGCTTTTGTGCAAGCTTATTTGGATGGACAAGGAGAGGAGGTAGTTGATTTTCTTCCGGAAGAAGAGTGGGAGACCTGGTCTGTAGATGTTCCTACTGGATATAGTCAGTCTAGACAAGACGAAGTCTTCAATGAGATTGTACAGCAACTAAATGAAGACGAGGTCCGACCTGTTTTCCATTTTTCATTTCTGTACAGAGTAGTCGCGGCTGCAATCTTATTATTTATTTGTGCCATTGGGGAGCAGTTGACCCACAAACTGCAGTCTCCCGTACTTTTCGGTATCCAAGAACAGACGCCCACCCTCTATCGCATCAATGCCAGCAACCAGCCAATGAATATTCTCATGAGTGATAGCAGTACCGTACTACTTTATCCGGATGCAGAAGTACGCTATGCCGAGAGCTTCAAGTGGAAAAGCAAACGCGAAGTATGGTTGATTGGTAAAGCAGAGTTTACCGTCCATAAAGATAAGACTAAGCCATTTATGGTCTATTCAGACCCCTTGGTTACGACTGCATTAGGTACCCAATTTGAGGTGGATGCCCCTCGTCAGGGCAAGCAGGTTGCCGTCCGGCTGATTGAAGGTTCTATTCGGGTTGAGGATCACCATGAGCAAGCAAATGGTCACCGTATCAGTCAACTATTGAGTCCAGGAGAGGAGTTGCACATCCAACGGTCTACACTTGCTCTAATGGCCAATAGCAAAAAAATAGCGCCTCCAAAGGAGAGAAAGACTGTGGCTGCGAAATCAAAACCTGCAGATTTGGTGTTTAAGAACACCAAATTATCACTAGTCTTTAAAGAAATTGATCATATATATGGTACCAATACCCGTTGGACGATTCCACATATAGATGAGCTTTACTTTTCCGGACGATACGAGCGAGAAGCGACAGATTATCAGCTTATTCTTCAAGATATCGCTTTTCTATACCACCTCACACTTGAGGTAGATAAGAATGGAAAAGGCGCCCAATTGAAGCAAGGCTCAAATTGA
- a CDS encoding sigma-70 family RNA polymerase sigma factor, with the protein MSADFAQQTSDFTAFELLYKAWNTRVYAYVFKKTGSDFVAEEIVQLVFIKIWKNSHYDLDHIKWEAQLFCITRSVLIDYMRQSARYSRNDSLWEGYTNHTYQTAVEDRENMDRLHQEVNRMPPMRQMVFRLSRFEHQTYAQIAERLHISVRTVENHIASALKVLKKTLFFLLFFF; encoded by the coding sequence ATGTCGGCTGATTTTGCTCAACAGACCTCCGATTTTACCGCTTTTGAATTGCTTTACAAAGCATGGAATACCCGTGTTTATGCCTACGTATTCAAAAAGACCGGTTCGGACTTTGTTGCCGAAGAAATCGTACAACTGGTTTTTATCAAGATTTGGAAAAATAGTCATTACGATCTCGACCATATCAAGTGGGAGGCCCAACTCTTTTGCATCACTCGTTCCGTGCTGATTGATTACATGCGGCAATCTGCAAGATATAGCCGCAATGATAGCCTATGGGAAGGATACACCAATCATACTTATCAGACCGCTGTCGAAGACCGTGAAAATATGGACCGCTTACACCAGGAAGTAAATCGTATGCCTCCAATGCGTCAGATGGTATTTCGCCTCAGTCGTTTCGAACATCAAACATACGCACAAATTGCCGAACGCCTCCATATCTCCGTTCGTACCGTTGAAAATCACATTGCTTCCGCACTCAAAGTCCTCAAAAAGACGTTATTCTTTCTATTATTCTTTTTCTAA
- a CDS encoding SusC/RagA family TonB-linked outer membrane protein, with protein MKRNRHFVPRVGLALHLWTKRPSFNPRLSYALAMSMLIGVSVAEAQSKASVSGVVRDEQGVTISNATIVIENKLINFRKSTTTDTEGVFLFDGIPAGEGYVFTISSLGYTKKELTGYAIKGNDKLAIIVTLETKNDLLDEVVVTALGIKREKKALGYTVAELKGNELTQGKEANVANALSGKVAGVQVSRAASGAGGSSKVIIRGNNSLIGNSQPLYVVDGVPIDNQNHGAAGSTGGTDYGDGISNINPEDIESMSVLKGPNAAALYGQRGSNGVILITTKTGKAGKGLNINFNSDFSIGTALVLPDFQNIYGQGLNGDFTHFRKSDGSIVTMADAVANNSIGMPKMSAGRDRLMRSSWGPKMQGQQYEDQFGNVLALTPKPNTYSDFFDTERQFVNDLSVDGGNEKINYRFSYANTHINGYVPTNTIDRNSFNLRTQANITDKLSIDVKANYIMQEGVNRPTLSDAADNPAYLLISQPRSMGMDVLADYKWTKQDIDNQLGFSNLFEGLEKTYATNSSTANPYWTVRENRNSDRRDRLIGLLRLSYEFAPWLRLTATGGTDIYTDQRFRYRPIGTYASLNRKGDIREEIIRSRENNLDALLSSNFSATDDIKIGLNVGGSHLSRFMRNTGNTGNQFIVPDLYVINNTTTNSYIFNLVESEINSVYASGQVSYKDYAFLDFSARNDWSSTLSKNNNSFFYPSVSGSLILSDIWQFNSNALSFVKVRASWAQAGSSGNPYQLTGAYSLNQYTHGGTPLASFTDVIPDPNLKNELTTSVEFGADLRFLSNRMSFSFTYYDANTKNQILDIPIAPSSMFKVNRINAGEISNKGIEFVLGGTPVKTASGFQWETSFNFNRNRNMVKSLAPGVDVFLLGSDRGINVVAEVGKPFGQLIGTQFAWIKDDAGNRLIDPNTGLPLRTAGRVTTDLGNAQPKWLGGFSNTFRYKGLALYALVDIRQGGMIFSQSNREQIIYGVSNKTVEGRDGTYVASGYIGSLQADNTWTNSGVQNTMQVHAQDYWNVVAGEKEVMVSEEMLNDGSYIAMREISLSYSLPKGILPQKYIQGAKVGVYGRNLFYFQRKTDGFSPESASFNTNNSSIGIESTSLPMMRNIGVNLSVNF; from the coding sequence ATGAAAAGAAACAGACATTTTGTACCAAGGGTGGGCCTCGCCCTCCACTTGTGGACGAAGCGACCGTCCTTTAATCCGAGGCTTTCTTACGCTTTAGCCATGTCGATGCTCATAGGAGTATCCGTAGCCGAGGCACAGAGCAAGGCATCTGTATCCGGAGTAGTGCGCGATGAGCAGGGCGTTACAATATCCAATGCCACTATTGTCATCGAGAATAAGTTAATCAACTTTCGGAAAAGTACGACTACAGATACCGAAGGTGTCTTTCTATTCGATGGAATTCCAGCAGGCGAGGGCTATGTTTTTACTATCAGTTCGCTCGGCTATACCAAGAAGGAGCTCACAGGCTATGCTATAAAAGGTAATGACAAGCTTGCAATTATTGTCACTTTAGAAACAAAAAATGATTTACTCGATGAAGTTGTGGTTACGGCTTTAGGTATCAAGCGAGAGAAGAAAGCATTAGGCTATACCGTTGCTGAGTTAAAGGGCAACGAGCTTACTCAAGGCAAAGAGGCAAACGTGGCCAATGCACTTTCTGGAAAGGTCGCAGGCGTACAGGTAAGTAGAGCGGCATCTGGCGCAGGTGGATCTTCAAAAGTAATCATCCGAGGCAATAACTCTTTAATTGGAAATAGCCAGCCCCTTTATGTAGTCGATGGCGTACCTATCGACAATCAGAATCATGGAGCAGCAGGAAGTACCGGGGGGACAGATTATGGCGATGGCATCAGTAATATCAATCCCGAAGATATCGAAAGTATGTCAGTTCTGAAAGGACCCAATGCCGCAGCACTTTACGGACAACGTGGGTCCAATGGGGTCATCCTCATTACCACTAAGACCGGAAAAGCAGGCAAAGGACTCAATATTAATTTTAATAGTGACTTCTCGATAGGTACAGCCCTTGTACTTCCTGATTTTCAGAATATATATGGGCAAGGCTTAAATGGCGACTTCACGCATTTTCGTAAGAGTGATGGTTCCATCGTGACCATGGCAGATGCCGTTGCCAACAATTCTATCGGTATGCCTAAAATGAGTGCCGGGAGAGACCGATTGATGCGCTCCTCTTGGGGTCCCAAGATGCAAGGACAACAATATGAAGATCAATTTGGGAATGTACTCGCGCTCACCCCCAAACCCAATACTTATAGCGATTTTTTCGATACCGAAAGACAGTTTGTGAATGACTTAAGTGTAGACGGAGGTAATGAAAAGATCAACTATCGGTTTTCATATGCCAATACGCATATCAATGGATATGTACCGACCAATACAATCGATCGTAATAGTTTTAACCTACGCACACAAGCCAATATAACAGACAAGCTTAGCATTGATGTCAAAGCCAACTATATTATGCAAGAAGGAGTCAATAGACCAACTCTTTCAGATGCTGCTGACAACCCGGCCTACCTGTTGATTTCTCAGCCGCGGAGTATGGGCATGGACGTGCTAGCGGACTACAAGTGGACAAAGCAGGACATCGACAATCAACTCGGGTTCTCCAATTTGTTCGAAGGATTAGAGAAGACCTATGCCACAAATAGTTCAACAGCCAATCCGTACTGGACTGTTAGGGAAAATAGGAATTCCGACCGACGCGACCGTCTGATCGGTTTGTTACGATTATCATATGAATTTGCACCTTGGCTGCGTTTGACAGCAACCGGAGGCACTGATATATATACCGATCAGCGTTTCCGCTATCGTCCCATCGGCACTTATGCAAGTTTGAATCGCAAAGGCGATATTCGAGAGGAGATAATCCGTTCGCGTGAGAATAATTTAGACGCACTATTAAGTTCCAATTTCAGTGCTACAGACGATATCAAGATTGGATTGAATGTTGGGGGGAGCCACCTGAGCAGGTTTATGCGCAATACAGGCAATACCGGTAACCAATTTATTGTTCCCGATCTTTATGTCATCAATAATACCACGACCAATTCCTATATCTTTAACCTGGTTGAGTCGGAGATTAATTCCGTATATGCTTCCGGACAAGTTAGCTATAAAGATTATGCTTTCTTAGACTTCTCTGCGCGTAACGATTGGTCATCTACTTTATCCAAAAATAATAATTCCTTTTTCTATCCATCGGTTAGTGGTAGTTTGATTCTCTCCGATATCTGGCAATTCAACTCCAATGCCCTTTCCTTCGTTAAAGTCAGAGCATCTTGGGCACAAGCAGGTAGTTCGGGCAATCCCTATCAGCTCACAGGAGCCTACAGCTTGAATCAATATACCCATGGCGGTACTCCACTAGCTTCTTTTACCGATGTTATCCCTGATCCAAATTTGAAGAATGAGTTGACCACTTCAGTCGAGTTTGGTGCTGATTTGCGATTTCTTAGTAATCGCATGAGCTTCTCCTTCACTTACTATGATGCCAATACCAAAAATCAGATCCTAGATATTCCCATTGCACCTTCCAGTATGTTCAAGGTCAATCGAATTAATGCCGGCGAGATTTCCAACAAAGGGATCGAATTTGTCTTAGGTGGCACACCTGTTAAGACAGCGTCAGGATTCCAGTGGGAGACCTCTTTCAATTTCAATCGCAATCGCAATATGGTCAAATCATTGGCTCCCGGTGTAGATGTCTTCTTATTGGGGTCCGATCGCGGAATCAATGTTGTAGCGGAAGTCGGCAAGCCCTTTGGGCAGCTTATAGGGACGCAGTTTGCGTGGATTAAAGATGATGCGGGCAACAGGTTGATTGACCCCAATACCGGCCTACCACTTCGTACTGCAGGTCGTGTCACGACCGACCTTGGTAATGCTCAACCTAAATGGCTGGGAGGTTTTTCTAATACATTCCGTTACAAAGGCCTTGCATTATACGCTTTGGTCGATATTCGCCAAGGCGGAATGATTTTCTCCCAATCTAACCGCGAGCAGATTATCTATGGTGTATCCAATAAGACGGTTGAGGGTCGTGACGGCACCTATGTAGCTTCGGGCTATATCGGTAGCTTGCAGGCAGACAATACTTGGACTAATTCAGGTGTGCAGAATACCATGCAAGTGCACGCCCAAGATTATTGGAATGTAGTTGCCGGGGAGAAGGAAGTCATGGTGTCTGAGGAAATGCTCAATGACGGCAGCTATATCGCCATGCGCGAGATTAGCCTTTCTTACAGTCTTCCTAAAGGCATACTTCCACAAAAGTATATACAGGGTGCCAAAGTTGGTGTCTATGGACGTAATTTATTCTACTTCCAACGTAAGACAGATGGGTTTTCACCAGAGTCTGCCTCTTTTAATACCAATAACTCGTCAATCGGTATCGAGTCTACTTCATTACCGATGATGCGCAACATTGGTGTCAACTTATCTGTAAACTTTTAA
- a CDS encoding SusD/RagB family nutrient-binding outer membrane lipoprotein — translation MKSSNIYKFGLGLLIGSTILSACTKDFEQINKPPTSVTTIDPALLLSRTLRDGTFYESGELPNNKFGSWVQHWAGGPIVPVSRYIEAPENAIWSQHYDLLKNLTQIRQELKGKEDLPEGRSKLAIAKIYEIYIWQRMTDLFGDIPFSAVTQDAGDIQRTPVFDKQEDIYPALIQQLDVALSRLNTADNSYGTADFFYGGNVSKWAKFGNSLKLKLGMRIRYANAQLAQQTVTAAIASPHGLLASNADNAAVPTFNNAQAENYNPMLRQFITGSSDIRYLANTLVNTLKNMNDPRLPLIVAPTASSVGSGIDKYEGIGVALTDNELAQIIRANYSTASTKTWFNISFAPIPSYALTYSEVAFFRAEAALLGWDQVDAQMIFQDAVKAAFAAAPYNMNSISQTYIDQVLSFNGLSVDQRLEKIQTQKWIHLFGRNFEAFAEWRRTGYPTLTPGSSQGSTNGQIPRRAIYSSEEAQLNEANYKTAISRMSNGDSFLSKVWWDKK, via the coding sequence ATGAAAAGCAGTAACATATACAAATTTGGATTGGGTCTCCTTATTGGCTCTACCATATTGAGCGCTTGTACAAAGGATTTTGAGCAGATTAACAAACCACCTACATCGGTTACCACCATCGATCCAGCACTCTTACTCTCACGTACCCTACGAGACGGTACCTTTTATGAATCTGGTGAGTTGCCAAATAATAAATTCGGATCCTGGGTCCAGCATTGGGCAGGAGGACCTATTGTACCCGTATCCCGCTATATTGAGGCTCCCGAAAATGCTATTTGGTCCCAGCATTATGACCTGTTGAAGAACCTGACACAGATTCGACAAGAACTCAAAGGAAAAGAAGATCTCCCTGAAGGACGTAGCAAACTAGCTATAGCCAAGATTTACGAAATATATATTTGGCAACGGATGACAGATTTATTTGGAGATATTCCTTTTTCCGCCGTCACGCAAGATGCGGGAGATATACAACGCACACCTGTATTTGACAAGCAGGAAGATATCTATCCGGCATTGATACAGCAATTAGATGTAGCATTGTCTCGCTTAAATACCGCAGACAATTCTTATGGAACAGCAGATTTCTTTTATGGAGGTAATGTTTCCAAATGGGCCAAATTTGGTAATTCCTTAAAATTAAAGCTCGGCATGCGGATACGATATGCCAATGCACAGTTGGCACAGCAGACTGTGACCGCGGCTATTGCGTCTCCACATGGACTATTGGCTTCCAATGCCGATAATGCCGCTGTACCTACATTCAATAATGCCCAAGCGGAAAATTACAACCCTATGCTGCGACAATTTATCACAGGTAGCTCCGATATCCGTTATCTCGCTAATACACTCGTTAATACCCTCAAAAATATGAACGACCCTCGGTTACCATTGATTGTAGCCCCTACAGCAAGTTCTGTCGGCTCCGGTATCGACAAGTATGAAGGGATTGGTGTTGCGCTTACCGACAATGAGTTGGCACAGATCATCCGCGCCAATTATTCAACAGCCTCTACTAAAACATGGTTTAATATCTCTTTTGCTCCTATTCCGTCCTATGCCCTTACATATTCTGAGGTGGCATTTTTTAGAGCTGAGGCAGCCCTGTTGGGATGGGACCAGGTCGATGCCCAGATGATATTTCAGGATGCCGTCAAGGCCGCATTTGCAGCAGCACCCTATAATATGAACAGCATTTCACAAACTTATATTGATCAAGTATTGTCTTTTAATGGCCTCTCCGTGGATCAGCGACTTGAAAAGATTCAGACACAGAAATGGATTCACCTTTTTGGGCGCAATTTCGAAGCATTTGCCGAGTGGAGAAGGACAGGGTATCCCACATTGACGCCAGGATCTAGTCAAGGATCTACCAATGGTCAGATTCCTCGAAGAGCAATCTACTCGTCCGAAGAGGCTCAGCTCAATGAAGCCAACTACAAAACGGCGATTTCCCGAATGTCCAATGGAGATTCATTTCTATCCAAAGTGTGGTGGGATAAAAAATAG
- a CDS encoding RNA polymerase sigma-70 factor, whose product MSDKKKSISSFSDQDGVKFEKIYTDNFAVLYMHALKMLGNPEEATDVVQDVFTVAWQRRNEIVIHSSFKAYLFRAVKNKVLDIYAHQAAIRKFQTTLDMDISTSPQDDAAREQELMQLIEQEVSQLPEQMRVVFNMSRMEEKSNAEIAETLDISVNTVKTHIGRALKKLRVKFMLLFL is encoded by the coding sequence ATGAGTGATAAGAAAAAGTCAATATCTTCTTTTTCAGACCAAGACGGAGTTAAGTTTGAAAAAATTTACACGGATAATTTTGCTGTGCTCTATATGCACGCACTCAAAATGCTTGGTAATCCAGAAGAAGCGACCGATGTCGTTCAAGATGTATTCACAGTGGCTTGGCAGAGACGCAATGAAATTGTCATCCATTCAAGTTTTAAAGCTTATTTGTTTCGAGCTGTAAAGAACAAGGTCTTGGATATATATGCGCACCAAGCGGCCATACGAAAATTTCAGACCACGTTAGATATGGATATAAGCACTTCTCCTCAGGATGATGCCGCTCGTGAGCAAGAGTTGATGCAGCTGATTGAACAAGAAGTTTCTCAACTTCCCGAACAGATGCGTGTGGTTTTCAATATGAGCCGAATGGAAGAGAAGTCCAATGCCGAAATCGCTGAAACATTAGATATATCTGTTAATACCGTTAAGACACATATCGGCCGAGCATTGAAAAAACTTCGTGTCAAGTTTATGCTACTATTTTTATGA